A window of Candidatus Hydrogenedentota bacterium genomic DNA:
TGATGACCATCGACCAACTGATTTCCGATGAAGCGTTCGGCAACATCTTCATGGTTGAGGTCGACTATATGCACCGGATTTGGTGCGCGCCCGAGGAAAGTTGGCTGGGTACCAAGCAGCAAGGCGGCACATCGTTCCTGGCGGCAGGGTGTCACGCGGTCGATGCGCTCAGGTGGTTTGCCCGCAGCGAGCCCGTTGAGGTGACCGCCTACGCGGTCAAGACAGAGAACCCCATCGAGTACACGGGCACGGCGGCGGCGGTCGTGAAGTTCGCGGATGGGAAGATTGGGCGTACAACCAGTTGCTTTGATGCGGAGATGCCCTACGTGTTTCACATCGGCGTCTACGGCACGGAAGGCTCGCTGCGTAACGATCGCGTCTACGCACCCAAGCGGTTTCCCGGACAGAACGGATTCATGCAGATCCCGTGCGTGTTGCCGGACAGCGGCGACGTCGCGCATCACCCCTTCCAAGGCGAAGTGACGCATTTCCTGGATTGCATCATTGAAAACAAGCGCCCAATTCCCGATCTCGACGACGCGGCAAAGACGATGGCGGTGTGTATTGCCGCCGATAAGTCGGTGGAAGAAGGTCGTCCCGTGCGGCTGGACGAAGTGTAGGCCTCGCTACCCGCGCGGAATGTGCCCGTGTTCAACCGCCGTCTTGTAGAAGGCCTCGCAGGTGCCGAGCCGCGCAAGCGGCGGCAAGTTATTGCCTTCCTGAAAGACGAAACAGCCGCCATGCAACACGCCTGACTCGGCGATACGTTTTGTCTCCTGGATGATCGGCGCAGGGTCGTCCGTGAGAAAGAACGAGACTTTCGGTCCTCCGTAAACGATCGTGTTGTTGCCAAGTTCACGCCTGACGGCCGCGAAATCTACCGGGAAACCCGTGTCGAATTGCGTCACGCCACATTCTCTTCGAATAGTGGGGTAATGGCGTTGGGCATTGCCACACAGGTGCATGCCTCGCCGCGTGTGCGTCGCGAACTCGTCGTACAACTTTCGGTGCCACGGCAACACAAACTCCCGATACTGCTCCACGGACAGCATTTGTACGGCGTCGTCGGCTAGCCAGAAGTCGTCGCACGGGATGGGGATGTCGAACTTGCGTCGCCATGCCCTCATGCGCGTGCGCATCGCTTCATACAGGTACTCCAACAGCGTGTGGGCATAATCGGGGTCCAGCAACATGTCGGAACAGAATTCCATCGCACCGCGCACCGCCACCGCCGCCGTGAACATGCCGTCCGTGCCCGCATATGACGGCATCAGCAAGGGTCCGATAGGCCGGTCAAGCCACGTCCATCCTTCGCGCCGCTTTTTGTCCCAATGACCCGCGAACG
This region includes:
- a CDS encoding Gfo/Idh/MocA family oxidoreductase, giving the protein MSKLGVGIIGCGWVAEEYIKGFQNDGRAEVRALVNRSQERPEAYKARYALNCTVSPDHEAMLARNDIDLVVVATPHDQHTSYVVAAAEAGKHVVIEKPVALTMEDVRRQQAAVRKAGVKSIVGFVLHWNPLLMTIDQLISDEAFGNIFMVEVDYMHRIWCAPEESWLGTKQQGGTSFLAAGCHAVDALRWFARSEPVEVTAYAVKTENPIEYTGTAAAVVKFADGKIGRTTSCFDAEMPYVFHIGVYGTEGSLRNDRVYAPKRFPGQNGFMQIPCVLPDSGDVAHHPFQGEVTHFLDCIIENKRPIPDLDDAAKTMAVCIAADKSVEEGRPVRLDEV